One window from the genome of Cytophagales bacterium encodes:
- a CDS encoding HEPN domain-containing protein, with protein MDTQKITTHWIESSDKDFETMNHLFQTKDYHWALFLGHLVIEKLGLIDKRWLVKSLQK; from the coding sequence GTGGATACTCAAAAAATAACAACCCATTGGATAGAAAGCTCTGATAAAGACTTTGAAACAATGAACCATTTGTTTCAAACGAAAGATTATCATTGGGCTTTATTTTTGGGACATCTTGTAATTGAAAAATTAGGTCTAATAGACAAAAGGTGGTTGGTAAAATCACTTCAAAAATAG
- the hppD gene encoding 4-hydroxyphenylpyruvate dioxygenase, with protein sequence METQEKEITSTTTTRGVEDFLPLNGTDHVEFYVGNAKQAAYYYQTAFGFQPLAYAGLETGLRDRSSYVLRQGKVTFVLSTPLSDDSPIADHIKLHGDGVKVIALLVDDAEKSYKETTSRGAKSYLEPVTEKDEFGEVKVSGIHTYGDTVHIFVERKNYQGLFLPGYKSWESSVKSTEVGLKYIDHTVGNVDWGQMNTWAKFYADVMGFKQIISFDDKDISTEYTALMSKVMANGNDRIKFPINEPAEGKKKSQIEEYIDFYKGAGVQHIALATDDILQTVTELKKRGVDFLVIPGNYYDTLLDRVGKIDEDIKPLKDLNILVDRDDEGYLLQIFTKPVEDRPTLFYEIIQRKGAKSFGKGNFKALFESIELEQAKRGNL encoded by the coding sequence ATGGAAACACAGGAAAAAGAAATTACCAGTACAACAACTACCAGGGGTGTAGAGGATTTTTTACCTCTCAATGGTACTGACCATGTTGAATTTTATGTAGGAAATGCCAAACAAGCTGCCTACTATTATCAAACAGCCTTTGGTTTTCAACCTTTGGCTTATGCAGGACTGGAAACGGGGCTGAGAGACAGGTCGTCTTATGTGCTCAGGCAGGGCAAAGTTACCTTTGTACTGTCCACTCCTTTGAGCGATGACTCACCTATTGCTGACCATATAAAATTGCACGGAGATGGTGTAAAGGTAATTGCTTTGTTGGTAGATGATGCAGAAAAATCATACAAGGAAACCACCAGCAGAGGTGCTAAATCTTATCTGGAACCCGTAACGGAAAAGGATGAATTTGGTGAAGTGAAAGTATCGGGTATTCATACCTATGGTGATACGGTTCACATTTTTGTTGAGAGAAAAAATTATCAAGGCCTTTTTTTACCCGGATATAAATCATGGGAATCTTCTGTAAAAAGCACCGAAGTAGGTTTAAAGTATATAGATCATACAGTTGGAAATGTTGACTGGGGTCAAATGAATACCTGGGCTAAATTTTATGCTGATGTGATGGGTTTTAAACAAATTATTTCCTTTGACGATAAGGATATTTCTACAGAATATACCGCCCTGATGAGCAAGGTGATGGCCAATGGCAACGATAGAATCAAATTCCCGATCAACGAACCGGCTGAAGGAAAGAAAAAATCGCAGATAGAGGAATATATTGACTTCTATAAAGGCGCTGGCGTACAGCATATTGCCCTCGCTACGGATGATATTCTCCAAACTGTTACAGAATTGAAAAAAAGAGGCGTTGATTTTCTTGTCATACCTGGCAATTATTATGATACATTATTAGACAGGGTTGGTAAAATAGATGAGGACATTAAACCATTGAAAGACTTAAATATATTGGTTGACAGAGACGATGAGGGCTATTTGCTGCAGATATTCACCAAACCCGTAGAAGACCGGCCTACCTTGTTTTACGAAATTATCCAAAGAAAAGGAGCCAAATCTTTTGGTAAAGGCAATTTTAAAGCGCTTTTTGAATCTATAGAGCTGGAGCAGGCGAAGAGGGGGAATCTTTAA
- the trpS gene encoding tryptophan--tRNA ligase translates to MARILTGIQSSGQPHLGNILGAIIPAIELSKSVENESLFFIADLHSLTSIKNAEIRKNNTYASAAAWLAFGFDTKQHIFYRQSDVIEVCELTWYLNCFTPYSMLAKAHSFKEKSDRLAEVNAGLFVYPVLMAADILLYDADIVPVGKDQKQHLEMTRDIAQTFNNFYGDTFVVPKPKIDADVMTIPGTDGQKMSKSYNNIINIFEPEKQLKKTIMSIITDSKTLEQPKDPGSCVIFHLYSLITSEEETEKMRNNYIVGNYGYGHAKKALFELILNKYSKERKLFNQYINNPDQLEKKLLDGAKKAKAIAYDVLERVRSKLGY, encoded by the coding sequence ATGGCTCGCATATTAACAGGCATTCAAAGCTCCGGACAACCTCATTTAGGTAATATATTGGGTGCGATCATACCCGCTATTGAATTGTCCAAGTCAGTTGAAAATGAATCACTATTTTTTATTGCCGATCTCCATTCGCTCACATCTATTAAAAATGCTGAAATAAGAAAAAACAATACCTATGCTTCAGCAGCTGCCTGGCTGGCATTTGGTTTTGATACAAAACAGCATATTTTTTACAGGCAATCTGACGTGATCGAGGTGTGTGAGCTTACGTGGTACCTCAATTGCTTTACACCTTATTCTATGCTGGCCAAAGCACATTCATTTAAAGAAAAATCTGACCGGCTCGCAGAAGTAAATGCAGGACTCTTTGTTTATCCTGTTTTAATGGCAGCCGATATCCTGCTTTATGATGCCGATATTGTACCGGTAGGCAAAGACCAGAAACAGCACCTGGAAATGACCCGCGATATTGCCCAAACCTTTAATAACTTCTACGGAGATACATTTGTAGTGCCCAAACCTAAAATTGATGCCGATGTAATGACCATACCCGGCACAGATGGCCAAAAAATGAGCAAGTCATACAACAACATCATCAATATTTTTGAACCTGAAAAGCAATTAAAAAAAACCATCATGTCTATTATAACAGACAGCAAAACGCTTGAACAGCCTAAAGATCCCGGTTCATGTGTAATATTTCATTTATATTCATTAATAACTTCTGAGGAAGAAACTGAAAAAATGCGCAATAATTATATTGTTGGAAATTATGGCTACGGCCATGCTAAAAAAGCGTTATTTGAATTGATCTTAAATAAATACAGCAAAGAAAGAAAGTTGTTTAACCAATATATAAATAATCCTGACCAGTTAGAAAAAAAGCTGCTTGATGGGGCGAAAAAAGCTAAAGCTATTGCGTATGATGTGCTGGAAAGAGTAAGAAGTAAACTTGGATATTAG
- a CDS encoding 50S ribosomal protein L28: MSRICQITGKKTSVGNRVSHAHNKTRRKFYPNLQKKRFYIPEEDRWITLTVSTKAIRTINKKGISAVLKEAKII, translated from the coding sequence ATGTCAAGAATTTGTCAAATAACAGGTAAGAAAACCAGCGTGGGTAATCGTGTCTCTCATGCCCATAATAAAACGAGGCGCAAATTTTATCCAAACCTGCAAAAGAAAAGGTTTTATATTCCTGAAGAAGACCGTTGGATCACCCTGACTGTTTCAACGAAGGCGATCAGGACCATCAATAAAAAAGGTATAAGCGCTGTGTTGAAGGAAGCTAAAATTATTTAA
- the rfbD gene encoding dTDP-4-dehydrorhamnose reductase codes for MKVGIIGANGQLGTDVCAAFNKNGDQVIELNHDKVEIADIDVVSSVLKSLKPDIVVNTAAYHHVEKCETELEKAFSVNALGARNLAMLSRDLGFFIIHISTDYVFDGNKEKPYLEEDLPSPLNVYANTKLSGEFFVQAIAERFLIMRSSGLYGKSPCRAKGYNFVDIMLKLAKERDEVRVVDNEVLTPTSTAELAKQMVKISRDECYGLSHATAEGNCSWYDFAKEIFRIKKINTPLNIAGPDEFPIKVARPSYSVLENGFLKKQGLNVFGNWEEGLKDYLEDS; via the coding sequence ATGAAAGTAGGTATAATAGGTGCAAACGGACAGCTTGGAACAGACGTTTGCGCAGCATTCAATAAAAATGGTGATCAGGTAATTGAGCTGAATCATGATAAAGTAGAAATTGCTGATATAGATGTTGTTTCTTCCGTATTGAAATCATTGAAGCCAGATATAGTTGTGAACACCGCAGCATATCATCACGTAGAAAAATGTGAGACTGAACTTGAAAAAGCATTTTCTGTAAATGCATTGGGGGCTCGTAACCTTGCCATGCTTTCCCGCGATTTAGGTTTTTTTATTATTCATATAAGCACAGATTACGTTTTTGATGGAAACAAAGAAAAGCCTTATCTTGAAGAAGATTTACCTTCACCATTAAATGTTTACGCAAATACAAAGCTTTCAGGTGAGTTTTTCGTTCAGGCGATAGCTGAGAGATTTCTTATAATGAGATCTTCCGGCCTTTATGGTAAAAGCCCGTGCAGAGCAAAAGGATATAACTTTGTTGATATCATGTTAAAGTTAGCCAAAGAACGTGATGAGGTAAGGGTGGTAGATAATGAGGTATTGACACCTACATCCACTGCTGAATTAGCCAAACAAATGGTAAAGATTAGCAGGGATGAATGTTATGGTTTATCTCATGCTACGGCAGAAGGGAACTGTTCGTGGTATGATTTTGCGAAAGAAATATTCAGAATAAAGAAAATTAATACGCCCTTAAATATTGCAGGCCCGGATGAATTTCCCATAAAAGTTGCCAGGCCGTCTTATTCAGTTCTTGAAAATGGGTTTTTAAAAAAACAGGGACTGAATGTTTTTGGAAATTGGGAAGAAGGGCTGAAAGATTATCTGGAAGATAGTTAG
- a CDS encoding DNA polymerase III subunit gamma/tau, whose protein sequence is MENFVVSARKYRPDSFDNVIGQSHITTTLKNAVKDSHLAHAFLFCGPRGVGKTTCARILAKTINCKNLTPETEACNQCESCVSFINNASFNIHELDAASNNSVDDIRNLVDQMRYAPQSGKYKIYIIDEVHMLSTNAFNAFLKTLEEPPSHAIFILATTEKHKIIPTILSRCQIYDFSRIQLVDIVTHLNEIAEKEGIKTEPEALHLIAQKADGALRDALSLFDLIATFSSDNQVTYKDTIENLHILDYDYYFKMTDYLTGENISEALLIYDEVLRNGFDGHNFIVGLSEHFRDLLVCKDDGTIKLLQVSDNIKKRYQEQAKNTPLSFLMTALNIVSQCDINYKISKNQRLHVELALMKMAHINQAVNLLEHQQSQKETKEEQNKNKAPGSEKIVTSEPPLKDSGGMESAKYSVPDSKKDVSTHEGEGESENTHKSEVKEQETEYQPSSSVNKTGQAVQPHQAPEAQVEHQRNPDKAGADTTPSIPNPIAPDNYQHGSESNTSFKDTIKITDFKKYKSQIRENADRSQENTAGKGDSKAPPSALSRTFGREGVGGASDKPVTQEQIQKTWDSYAQKKKTEGKMNEHTILAGSKITVDNHIISLQLDNQVQLDQFSEFKSDLLKTLRKESGNAKIMVEAKIMPHNPQKKIYTDREKFTYLSEKYPLLNEMKEKFGLETDM, encoded by the coding sequence ATGGAAAATTTCGTTGTATCGGCACGCAAGTACAGGCCCGATAGCTTTGATAATGTGATCGGCCAGTCGCATATCACTACCACTTTAAAAAATGCGGTCAAAGATAGTCACCTGGCGCATGCGTTTTTATTTTGCGGGCCAAGAGGAGTAGGTAAAACTACTTGTGCGCGCATCCTGGCAAAAACTATAAACTGCAAGAACCTTACCCCCGAAACAGAAGCGTGCAATCAATGTGAGTCTTGCGTTAGCTTTATCAATAACGCCTCCTTTAATATCCATGAATTAGATGCCGCTTCAAACAATTCGGTAGATGATATCAGGAACCTGGTGGATCAGATGCGCTATGCGCCACAATCAGGTAAATACAAAATTTATATTATTGATGAAGTGCACATGCTTTCAACCAATGCTTTTAATGCCTTTCTGAAAACATTGGAAGAACCCCCGTCCCACGCAATTTTTATATTAGCGACCACCGAAAAGCACAAAATTATACCTACCATCCTTTCCCGCTGCCAGATCTATGATTTTAGCAGGATCCAGCTTGTTGATATTGTAACCCATTTAAATGAAATTGCCGAAAAGGAAGGGATTAAAACCGAACCCGAAGCATTACATTTGATAGCCCAGAAAGCAGATGGAGCTTTGCGCGATGCATTGTCCCTTTTTGACCTTATCGCAACTTTCTCGTCAGATAACCAGGTTACCTACAAAGATACCATTGAGAACCTGCACATACTTGATTATGATTACTATTTTAAAATGACAGATTACCTGACAGGGGAAAATATTTCTGAGGCATTATTGATTTACGATGAAGTACTTCGCAACGGGTTTGACGGACACAATTTTATTGTCGGATTAAGCGAACATTTTCGTGACCTGTTGGTTTGCAAAGATGATGGAACCATAAAACTGCTCCAGGTTTCAGACAATATAAAAAAAAGATACCAGGAGCAAGCAAAAAATACTCCTTTATCTTTCCTGATGACGGCATTAAATATTGTCAGCCAATGCGATATCAATTATAAAATTAGTAAAAACCAGCGTTTGCACGTTGAACTGGCTTTGATGAAAATGGCGCATATTAACCAGGCAGTTAATCTTTTAGAACACCAACAATCTCAAAAGGAAACAAAAGAAGAGCAGAATAAAAATAAAGCGCCCGGTTCTGAAAAAATAGTTACTTCAGAGCCGCCCTTAAAAGACTCCGGAGGCATGGAAAGCGCTAAATATAGTGTACCCGACAGTAAAAAAGATGTTTCAACGCATGAAGGGGAAGGGGAATCAGAGAATACACACAAATCTGAAGTTAAGGAGCAGGAAACTGAATATCAACCAAGCTCTTCTGTTAATAAAACAGGCCAGGCAGTTCAGCCTCACCAAGCTCCGGAAGCTCAGGTTGAGCATCAGCGAAATCCCGATAAAGCCGGGGCAGATACAACACCCTCAATTCCAAATCCGATTGCTCCCGATAATTATCAGCACGGATCGGAATCAAACACCAGTTTTAAAGATACCATTAAGATCACAGACTTTAAAAAATATAAGTCCCAGATAAGAGAAAATGCTGATCGATCCCAGGAAAACACGGCTGGCAAAGGGGATAGCAAAGCCCCCCCTTCGGCCCTGTCCCGTACCTTTGGCCGGGAGGGGGTGGGGGGGGCTTCTGACAAGCCAGTCACACAAGAACAAATACAAAAAACGTGGGATAGCTATGCTCAAAAAAAAAAGACAGAAGGTAAGATGAATGAGCATACTATTTTAGCAGGCAGCAAAATAACCGTTGACAACCACATCATTAGCCTGCAGCTTGACAACCAGGTACAGCTTGATCAATTCAGTGAATTTAAATCTGACCTGCTGAAAACCCTGAGAAAGGAATCAGGCAATGCTAAAATTATGGTAGAAGCTAAAATAATGCCCCACAATCCACAAAAGAAGATATATACAGACCGCGAAAAATTTACGTACCTCTCTGAGAAATACCCGCTACTAAATGAAATGAAAGAGAAATTTGGGTTGGAGACAGATATGTAA